One window of the Seriola aureovittata isolate HTS-2021-v1 ecotype China chromosome 22, ASM2101889v1, whole genome shotgun sequence genome contains the following:
- the tmbim4 gene encoding protein lifeguard 4 — protein MSTEKYPRSSIEDDFNYGTNVATASIHIRMDFLKKVYSLLSLQMILTTATSALFMFSQTIKDFVHASPAVVLVSALGSLVLLLALAVYRHKHPVNLYLLVVFTLLEAVSVATAVSFYEYSTVLQALFLTCAVFVGLTAYTFQSKRDFSKMGVGLFACLWILIIASSMRFFFNSDSTELVLSGAGALIFCGFIIYDTHMLMKQLSPEEHILASINLYLDIVNLFLHILRILDSMKKH, from the exons ATGAGTACTGAAAAATACCCCCGGTCTTCTATTGAAGACGATTTTAACTATGGCACAAATGTTGCTACAGCCAGTATCCACATACGAATGG ACTTCCTGAAGAAGGTGTACAGCCTCCTGAGCTTGCAGATGATTCTGACCACAGCCACCTCTGCGCTCTTCATGTTCTCCCAAACCATCAAGGATTTTGTTCACGCCAG tcctGCTGTGGTTCTGGTTTCGGCTCTGGGCTCTCTGGTTCTTCTGCTGGCCCTGGCCGTGTACAGGCACAAACACCCAGTCAACCTCTACCTGCTAGTTGTGTTT ACTCTACTGGAGGCAGTTTCTGTGGCCACAGCTG tgtCCTTCTATGAATACTCCACCGTACTGCAAGCCTTGTTCCTGACCTGCGCTGTGTTTGTCGGGCTGACGGCCTACACCTTCCAGTCCAAGAGAGACTTCAGCAAAATGGGAGTAGG CCTGTTCGCCTGCCTGTGGATCCTCATCATTGCAAGCTCCATGAGG TTCTTCTTCAACAGTGACAGCACAGAGCTGGTCCTGTCTGGAGCCGGGGCTCTGATCTTCTGCGGCTTCATCATCTACGACACCCACATGCTGATGAAGCAGCTCTCCCCCGAGGAGCACATCCTGGCCTCCATCAACCTCTACCTGGACATCGTCAACCTCTTCCTGCACATCCTGCGTATCCTCGACTCCATGAAGAAACACTGA